In a single window of the Bradyrhizobium sp. ORS 285 genome:
- the dctA gene encoding C4-dicarboxylate transporter DctA has product MAAATETGTRGVPSQAGSKPWYSILYIQVLIAIVIGVLVGWLFPNFATNDWIKALGDGFIKLIKMVIAPIIFCTVVSGIAHIQNASKVGRVGVKALVYFEIVSTFALVLGLIVGNLAPLGHGLAAKPDAAAVANYVKQAEAQKSVDFVLNIIPDSVVGALARGDILQVLLFAILFGFALMALGERGHRLRDVIDDTAHAVFGVIAIVMKAAPVGAFGAMAFTIGKYGPAALGNLIGLIALFYITAGLFVVIVLGLVARFIGFSIFKFIAYIKDELLIVLGTSSSESALPQLMEKLERLGCSKPVVGLVVPTGYSFNLDGTNIYMTLATLFISQALGVDLSFGQQVTILVVAMLTSKGASGVTGAGFITLAATLSVVNPALVPGMAIVFSIDKFMSEVRALTNITGNGIAAVFVSWWEGELDHDLLQKRLNQQIDPSDVETAVTTG; this is encoded by the coding sequence ATGGCGGCAGCGACGGAAACCGGGACGCGCGGCGTCCCTTCACAAGCGGGCAGCAAACCCTGGTACAGCATTCTCTACATCCAGGTGCTGATCGCGATCGTGATCGGGGTCCTGGTCGGCTGGCTGTTCCCGAACTTCGCCACCAATGATTGGATCAAGGCGCTCGGCGACGGCTTCATCAAGCTGATCAAGATGGTGATCGCGCCGATCATCTTCTGCACCGTGGTGTCCGGCATCGCCCACATCCAGAATGCCAGCAAGGTCGGCCGCGTCGGCGTGAAGGCGCTGGTGTATTTCGAGATCGTCTCGACCTTCGCGCTGGTGCTGGGCCTGATCGTCGGTAACCTGGCCCCGCTTGGCCATGGTCTGGCCGCCAAGCCCGATGCCGCCGCGGTTGCCAATTACGTCAAGCAAGCGGAAGCGCAGAAGTCGGTCGACTTCGTGCTGAACATCATTCCCGACAGCGTGGTCGGCGCGCTGGCGCGCGGCGACATCCTGCAGGTGCTGCTGTTCGCGATCCTGTTCGGCTTCGCGCTGATGGCGCTGGGGGAGCGCGGCCACCGGCTGCGGGACGTGATCGACGATACCGCACACGCGGTCTTCGGCGTCATCGCCATCGTGATGAAGGCGGCCCCGGTCGGCGCGTTCGGCGCCATGGCCTTTACGATCGGCAAATACGGTCCGGCGGCGCTCGGCAATCTGATCGGTCTGATCGCGCTGTTCTACATCACGGCCGGCCTGTTCGTCGTGATCGTGCTCGGCCTGGTCGCGCGCTTCATCGGCTTCAGCATCTTCAAGTTCATCGCCTACATCAAGGACGAGCTGTTGATCGTGCTCGGCACGAGCTCCTCGGAAAGCGCGCTGCCGCAGCTGATGGAGAAGCTGGAGCGGCTCGGCTGCTCCAAGCCGGTGGTCGGTCTGGTCGTGCCGACCGGCTACTCCTTCAATCTCGACGGCACCAACATCTACATGACGTTGGCGACGCTGTTCATCTCGCAGGCGCTCGGCGTCGACCTCTCGTTCGGCCAGCAGGTCACCATCCTGGTCGTGGCGATGCTGACGTCGAAAGGCGCCAGCGGCGTCACCGGCGCCGGCTTCATCACGCTGGCCGCGACCCTGTCGGTGGTCAATCCCGCGCTGGTGCCGGGCATGGCGATCGTGTTCTCGATCGACAAGTTCATGAGCGAGGTGCGCGCGCTCACCAACATCACCGGCAACGGCATCGCCGCGGTGTTCGTGTCGTGGTGGGAAGGCGAGCTCGATCACGACCTGCTGCAGAAGCGGCTCAACCAGCAGATCGACCCGTCCGATGTCGAGACGGCGGTCACGACCGGCTGA
- a CDS encoding pyridoxal phosphate-dependent aminotransferase, with protein MVDATVIPTLEQRLANLTAPSARSNVPPFMVMDVMAAAERIEAGGGHVIHMEVGQPAAPAPRTAIAAAHAALDQARIDYTSALGLSSLRQRIARHYRETHACEIDPARIVITTGSSAGFILAFLAMFEPGDRVAVTVPGYPPYRHILTALGCEPVLIETTAENRHALTGEALLAAHRKTPLKGVLVASPANPTGTMMSRDALGGVIAAARDAGIRFISDEIYHGLDYAFPAVTAAELSRDALIINSFSKYFCMTGWRIGWMVVPDALVRPIERLQQNLAISVPTLSQIAAEAAFDGRTEMEAIKHGYQENRRILIEGFPKAGLTRFLPADGAFYLYADVSDFTSDSLEFAKRMLEETHVAATPGVDFDPIHGRSFMRFSYARSAEDMREAVARIARWLG; from the coding sequence ATGGTGGATGCGACAGTGATACCGACATTGGAACAGCGGCTCGCCAACCTGACCGCGCCGTCCGCGCGCAGCAATGTTCCGCCGTTCATGGTGATGGACGTGATGGCCGCGGCCGAGCGGATCGAGGCGGGCGGAGGCCATGTCATTCACATGGAGGTTGGCCAGCCGGCCGCGCCGGCGCCGCGCACCGCGATTGCGGCCGCCCATGCCGCGCTCGACCAGGCCCGCATCGATTATACGTCAGCGCTCGGCCTGTCGTCGCTGCGGCAGCGGATCGCGCGGCATTATCGCGAGACGCATGCCTGCGAGATCGATCCGGCGCGGATCGTGATCACCACGGGATCCTCGGCCGGTTTCATCCTGGCATTCCTCGCGATGTTCGAGCCCGGCGATCGCGTTGCGGTCACCGTTCCCGGCTATCCGCCGTATCGCCACATCCTGACGGCGCTGGGTTGCGAGCCGGTGCTGATCGAGACCACGGCGGAGAATCGCCATGCGCTGACCGGCGAGGCGCTGCTCGCAGCGCATCGCAAGACGCCGCTCAAGGGCGTGTTGGTGGCGAGCCCGGCCAATCCGACGGGGACGATGATGTCGCGCGACGCGCTCGGCGGTGTCATCGCGGCCGCGCGCGACGCCGGCATCCGCTTCATCTCCGACGAGATCTATCATGGGCTCGACTACGCGTTTCCGGCGGTGACGGCGGCGGAGCTGTCGCGCGATGCGCTGATCATCAACTCGTTCTCGAAATACTTCTGCATGACCGGCTGGCGCATCGGCTGGATGGTGGTGCCGGACGCGCTGGTTCGTCCGATCGAGCGCTTGCAGCAGAACCTCGCAATCTCCGTTCCGACCTTGTCGCAGATCGCGGCGGAGGCCGCGTTCGACGGTCGCACCGAGATGGAAGCCATCAAGCACGGCTATCAGGAGAACCGCCGCATCCTGATCGAGGGATTCCCGAAGGCTGGCCTGACCCGGTTTCTTCCGGCTGATGGCGCCTTCTACCTTTACGCCGACGTCTCCGACTTTACCTCCGACAGCCTGGAGTTTGCCAAGCGCATGCTGGAAGAGACGCATGTCGCGGCGACGCCGGGCGTGGACTTCGATCCGATCCACGGCCGTAGCTTCATGCGCTTCTCCTATGCACGTTCGGCTGAGGATATGCGGGAAGCCGTGGCCCGGATCGCGCGCTGGCTGGGCTAG
- a CDS encoding M48 family metalloprotease, producing MLLPIVLRKKLSGGLAAILAAAMALGPVAPASAQQGKGPPILRDTETEVLLREYTRPILRAAGLEKQNIQMVIINDSSFNAFVADGRRIFVNYGAIMQSENPNQLIGVLAHETGHLAGGHLAKLRQQLATAQTQMIIATILGAGALAMGASRGGGNGGLANAGAATLSAPGEVIRRSLLSYQRQQEENADRAGVKFLTATAQSPKGMYETFKRFTNESLFAARGSDPYLQSHPMPADRVEALEGLARQSPYWDKKDDASLQMRHDMVRAKISAFMERPDTVARRYPLSDNSLPARYARAISTYLHGDLRSALTQIDALIQVQPNNPYFHEVRGQALLEGGRPTEAIAPLRKAVQLSNNAPLIEMLLGQALVASENKAYTEEAISILRAAVARESEAPIGYAQLAMAYGRKGDYAEADLASAQAAFLRGDNKTARELASRAKTRFAVGSPGWVKADDIVASKPLSSQ from the coding sequence ATGTTGCTCCCAATCGTGCTTCGCAAGAAATTGTCCGGCGGGCTGGCCGCGATCCTCGCGGCTGCCATGGCGCTCGGACCGGTTGCGCCGGCTTCGGCGCAGCAGGGCAAGGGACCGCCGATCCTGCGCGATACCGAAACCGAGGTGCTGCTGCGTGAATACACGCGGCCGATCCTGCGCGCCGCCGGGCTCGAGAAGCAGAACATCCAGATGGTCATCATCAACGACAGCTCGTTCAACGCGTTCGTCGCGGACGGCCGTCGCATCTTCGTCAATTACGGCGCGATCATGCAGTCGGAGAATCCGAACCAGCTGATTGGCGTGCTCGCGCACGAGACCGGCCATCTCGCCGGCGGCCACCTTGCCAAGCTGCGCCAGCAGCTCGCCACCGCACAGACGCAGATGATCATCGCCACCATTCTCGGCGCCGGCGCGCTCGCCATGGGCGCCTCCCGCGGCGGCGGCAATGGCGGCCTTGCCAATGCCGGCGCCGCGACGCTGTCGGCGCCGGGCGAGGTGATCCGCCGCTCGCTGCTGTCCTATCAGCGCCAGCAGGAGGAGAACGCCGACCGCGCCGGCGTCAAATTCCTCACCGCCACGGCGCAATCGCCGAAGGGCATGTACGAGACCTTCAAGCGCTTCACCAATGAGAGCCTCTTCGCGGCGCGCGGTTCGGACCCCTACCTGCAATCGCACCCGATGCCGGCCGACCGCGTCGAGGCGCTGGAAGGCCTGGCGCGCCAGTCGCCCTATTGGGACAAGAAGGACGACGCGTCGTTGCAGATGCGCCATGACATGGTCCGAGCCAAGATCTCGGCCTTCATGGAGCGGCCCGACACGGTGGCGCGGCGCTATCCGCTGTCCGACAACAGCCTGCCGGCGCGCTATGCGCGGGCGATCTCCACCTATCTCCACGGCGACCTGCGCAGTGCGCTGACCCAGATCGACGCCCTGATCCAGGTGCAGCCCAACAACCCCTATTTCCACGAGGTTCGCGGCCAGGCCCTGCTCGAAGGCGGCCGTCCGACCGAGGCGATCGCACCGCTGCGCAAGGCGGTGCAGCTGTCCAATAACGCGCCGCTCATCGAGATGTTACTTGGCCAGGCCTTGGTGGCGTCGGAGAACAAGGCCTACACGGAAGAGGCGATCTCGATCCTGCGCGCGGCGGTGGCGCGCGAATCCGAAGCGCCGATCGGCTACGCCCAGCTCGCGATGGCCTACGGCCGCAAGGGCGACTATGCCGAGGCCGACCTCGCCTCGGCCCAGGCGGCCTTCCTTCGGGGCGACAACAAGACCGCCCGCGAGCTTGCATCGCGGGCCAAGACCCGCTTCGCGGTGGGTTCGCCGGGTTGGGTGAAGGCAGACGACATCGTCGCTTCCAAGCCGCTTTCGAGCCAGTAG
- a CDS encoding DsbA family protein, whose amino-acid sequence MPSFRTLLPAALLALSLCGAPQVASAESFSDSQRGEIETIVRNYLVAHPEVLEEAMAELQKRQTAAEAAKHEAGIAKNADTIFNSPRGVVLGNKDGDVTFVEFFDYNCGYCKRAMTDMMELMKSDPKLKVVLKEFPVLSQGSVEAAQVAVAVRMQAPQKYLDFHQKLLGGRGQADKAHALAVAKDLGLDMARVEKDMASPEAKATIEENFKLAEEMGMNGTPSYVIGKQVVIGAVGVEGLREKISTARCGKASC is encoded by the coding sequence ATGCCGTCATTCCGCACGCTCCTCCCCGCGGCGCTGCTCGCGCTCTCGCTCTGCGGCGCCCCGCAGGTGGCGTCGGCTGAGAGCTTTTCCGACAGCCAGCGCGGCGAGATCGAGACCATCGTCAGGAACTACCTGGTCGCGCATCCCGAGGTGCTCGAGGAGGCGATGGCCGAGCTGCAGAAGCGGCAGACCGCGGCCGAGGCGGCCAAGCACGAGGCTGGCATCGCCAAGAATGCCGACACCATCTTCAACTCGCCGCGCGGCGTCGTGCTCGGCAACAAGGACGGCGACGTCACCTTCGTCGAGTTCTTCGATTACAATTGCGGCTACTGCAAGCGCGCGATGACCGACATGATGGAGCTGATGAAGAGCGACCCGAAGCTGAAGGTCGTGCTCAAGGAATTCCCCGTGCTGAGCCAGGGCTCGGTCGAAGCCGCGCAGGTCGCCGTCGCCGTGCGCATGCAGGCGCCGCAGAAATATCTCGACTTCCACCAGAAGCTGCTCGGCGGCCGCGGCCAGGCCGACAAGGCCCACGCGCTCGCCGTGGCGAAGGATCTCGGGCTGGACATGGCTCGGGTCGAAAAGGACATGGCGAGCCCCGAGGCAAAGGCGACAATCGAAGAGAATTTCAAGCTCGCCGAGGAGATGGGCATGAACGGCACGCCCAGCTACGTGATCGGCAAGCAGGTCGTGATCGGCGCCGTCGGCGTCGAGGGCTTGCGCGAGAAGATCAGCACCGCGCGCTGCGGCAAGGCGAGCTGCTGA
- a CDS encoding GntR family transcriptional regulator, with protein MASVAPTLTIDRDNVSLGEAVFRALCEALENGVYRSGDRLREDEVAQRLNVSRTPVREAFGRLMAKGWVQPAGGRGLIVRSLDPSEVLELYAMREILEGAAARLAAQYAAPAEIAALRDIHARFVAAAGDAAELARLNRLMHGAMQRAARNRYLDAALADMHVAISLLGTTTFAAEGRPSTAAIEHGELIESIAARDPDRAEAIARNHIREALRTRLGMKLTA; from the coding sequence ATGGCCAGCGTTGCACCCACGCTCACGATCGACCGCGACAACGTCTCCCTCGGCGAGGCGGTGTTCCGCGCGCTGTGCGAGGCTCTTGAGAACGGCGTCTATCGTTCGGGAGACCGGCTGCGCGAGGACGAGGTCGCCCAGCGGCTGAACGTCAGCCGCACGCCGGTCCGGGAAGCGTTCGGGAGGTTGATGGCGAAAGGCTGGGTGCAGCCGGCCGGTGGTCGCGGCCTGATCGTGCGCAGCCTCGATCCGAGCGAGGTTCTCGAGCTCTATGCTATGCGGGAGATCCTCGAAGGAGCGGCGGCCCGGCTCGCCGCGCAATACGCCGCGCCAGCCGAGATCGCGGCGCTCCGCGATATTCACGCGCGCTTCGTCGCCGCAGCCGGTGACGCAGCCGAGCTCGCGCGGCTGAACCGGCTGATGCATGGCGCGATGCAGCGGGCGGCGCGCAATCGTTATCTCGATGCCGCACTGGCCGACATGCATGTCGCGATTTCGCTGCTTGGCACCACGACGTTTGCCGCGGAGGGGCGTCCGTCTACGGCTGCCATCGAGCACGGCGAGCTGATCGAGTCGATCGCGGCACGCGATCCCGACCGTGCCGAGGCGATCGCGCGCAATCACATCCGTGAGGCGCTGCGGACCCGGCTCGGCATGAAGCTGACGGCCTGA
- the tcuA gene encoding FAD-dependent tricarballylate dehydrogenase TcuA, translating into MTTDGDIADHPKTYDVVVVGGGNAALCAAISARRAGASVVVLEAATKFYRGGNTRHTRNMRCAHDAATATLSGPYTEDEFWDDLLRVTEGQTNEQLARMMIRESKDMLDWIVEQGVRFQPSLGGTLSLGRTNSFFLGGGRAMLNALYLTAERLGVDVLYEAEVVALDIEEDRFRAAIVQQPNGRVRIRGKALVAAAGGFESNIDKLVKGWGEIARNFLIRGTPNNRGTVLDMLLGAGVDSIGDPTQCHAVAIDARAPKYDGGIITRLDCVVFGIVVNKRAERFYDEGEDVWPKRYAIWGRLVAAQPDQIAYIIFDAKSANLFMPSLYPAIQANSIAELAAKLELDPAKLSATVAEFNAAVRDGSFNPDILDDCRTENLTPPKSHWARRIETGPYYAYPVRPGITFTYLGVRVDHEARMMMRRGGRADNMYAAGEIMAGNVLRRGYAAGIGMTIGSVFGRIAGQGAARHAAARHAAQ; encoded by the coding sequence ATGACGACCGATGGCGACATCGCCGACCATCCCAAAACCTACGACGTCGTGGTCGTCGGCGGCGGCAACGCGGCGCTGTGTGCCGCCATTTCGGCGCGGCGCGCCGGTGCCTCGGTCGTCGTTCTCGAAGCGGCCACAAAATTCTATCGCGGCGGCAACACGCGCCACACCCGCAACATGCGCTGCGCCCACGACGCGGCGACGGCGACCTTGAGCGGCCCCTACACCGAGGACGAGTTTTGGGACGATCTGCTGCGCGTCACCGAGGGCCAGACCAATGAGCAGCTGGCGCGGATGATGATCCGCGAGTCCAAGGACATGCTCGACTGGATCGTCGAACAGGGCGTCCGCTTCCAGCCCTCCCTCGGCGGCACGCTGAGCCTCGGACGCACCAACTCGTTCTTCCTCGGCGGCGGCCGCGCGATGCTCAATGCACTGTATCTGACCGCGGAGCGTCTCGGCGTCGACGTGCTTTACGAGGCCGAGGTGGTGGCGCTCGACATCGAGGAGGACCGTTTCCGCGCTGCCATCGTGCAGCAGCCTAACGGCAGGGTCCGCATCCGCGGCAAGGCGCTGGTCGCCGCGGCCGGCGGATTCGAATCCAACATCGACAAATTGGTCAAGGGCTGGGGCGAGATCGCGCGCAACTTCCTGATCCGCGGCACGCCCAACAATCGCGGCACGGTGCTGGACATGCTGCTGGGCGCCGGCGTCGACAGCATCGGCGATCCGACGCAATGTCATGCGGTCGCGATCGATGCGCGCGCACCGAAATATGACGGCGGCATCATCACGCGGCTCGACTGCGTCGTGTTCGGCATCGTCGTCAACAAGCGCGCGGAGCGCTTCTACGACGAGGGCGAGGACGTCTGGCCGAAGCGCTACGCCATCTGGGGCCGGCTGGTCGCCGCGCAGCCGGACCAGATCGCCTACATCATCTTCGATGCCAAATCGGCCAATCTGTTCATGCCCTCGCTTTACCCTGCGATCCAGGCCAACAGCATCGCCGAGCTCGCCGCCAAGCTCGAGCTCGATCCCGCCAAGCTCTCGGCTACCGTTGCGGAGTTCAATGCCGCGGTGCGCGACGGCAGCTTCAATCCCGACATTCTCGACGATTGCCGGACCGAAAACCTGACGCCGCCGAAATCGCATTGGGCGCGACGCATCGAGACGGGCCCGTACTACGCCTACCCTGTCAGGCCCGGCATCACATTCACCTATCTCGGCGTCCGCGTGGATCACGAGGCCCGAATGATGATGAGACGAGGCGGACGCGCCGACAACATGTACGCGGCCGGCGAGATCATGGCCGGCAACGTGCTCCGACGCGGCTACGCCGCCGGCATCGGCATGACCATCGGCAGCGTGTTCGGACGCATCGCGGGCCAGGGAGCAGCACGACATGCAGCAGCACGACATGCAGCGCAGTGA
- the tcuB gene encoding tricarballylate utilization 4Fe-4S protein TcuB, with protein MQRSEALAEADRLMTICNSCRYCEGLCAVFPAMEMRRAFNGGDLNYLANLCHSCGACYIDCQFSPPHEFDVRVPAVLARVRHESYADYAWPRALAPMFKRNGLAIALTVVLSIAVFILGFVAFNDPAALLQSRHGPGSFYALMPHNTMALVFGAAFLWAMIAFIKGISAFWTDIGDPQATLTQARPFLRAVRDAGSLRYLDGGGVGCYNEDEKPDDNRRFYHHLTFYGFLLCFASTSVATLYHYLLHREAPYPLWDLPVVLGTLGGLGIVIGPLGLYVAKSKREPAMTDGGSRGMDVAFLAMLVLTGVTGLALLLLRETSAMGLLLALHLGAVFALFITMPYGKFVHGLYRFLALVRYARERHTSAV; from the coding sequence ATGCAGCGCAGTGAGGCGTTGGCCGAGGCGGATCGGCTGATGACGATCTGCAATTCCTGCCGCTATTGCGAGGGGCTCTGCGCCGTGTTTCCAGCGATGGAGATGCGCCGAGCGTTCAACGGCGGCGATCTCAACTACCTTGCCAACCTCTGCCATTCCTGCGGCGCCTGCTATATCGACTGCCAGTTCTCTCCGCCGCACGAATTCGACGTGCGCGTGCCCGCGGTGCTCGCTCGCGTCCGGCATGAGAGCTACGCGGACTACGCCTGGCCGCGCGCGCTCGCGCCGATGTTCAAACGCAACGGGCTTGCGATCGCGCTCACCGTGGTGTTGAGCATCGCCGTCTTCATCCTCGGCTTCGTCGCCTTCAACGATCCGGCCGCGTTGCTGCAAAGCCGGCATGGCCCCGGATCGTTCTATGCGCTGATGCCGCACAACACGATGGCGCTGGTGTTCGGCGCAGCGTTCCTGTGGGCGATGATCGCCTTCATCAAGGGTATCAGCGCCTTCTGGACCGATATCGGCGACCCGCAGGCGACGCTCACCCAGGCGCGTCCCTTCCTGCGCGCCGTGCGCGACGCCGGCAGCCTGCGCTATCTCGATGGCGGCGGCGTCGGCTGCTACAACGAGGACGAGAAGCCTGATGACAACAGGCGCTTCTATCATCATCTCACGTTCTACGGCTTCCTGCTCTGCTTTGCCTCCACCAGCGTCGCGACGCTTTATCATTACCTCCTGCATCGCGAGGCGCCCTACCCGCTGTGGGATCTGCCGGTGGTGCTCGGCACGCTCGGCGGCCTTGGCATCGTGATCGGTCCGCTCGGACTCTATGTCGCGAAGTCCAAGCGCGAGCCGGCGATGACGGATGGCGGCAGCCGCGGCATGGATGTCGCGTTCCTGGCCATGCTTGTTCTGACCGGTGTGACCGGCCTCGCTCTCCTGCTGTTGCGCGAGACGAGCGCGATGGGCCTGTTGCTGGCGCTGCATCTCGGCGCGGTGTTCGCGCTGTTCATCACCATGCCCTACGGCAAGTTCGTGCACGGCCTCTATCGTTTCCTGGCGCTGGTCCGCTACGCACGCGAGCGCCACACGTCGGCCGTGTAG
- a CDS encoding DUF1236 domain-containing protein has translation MTNRLMVSVAAIALLAGASFAHAQGTGGAGGAGGQSGGAAAQSGATGGAAGGASSGGMNAPGGTMHRDSASPSAGGPSDMRSSQSEQKSGATKGQHAEDNMKGPATKGASSESDTKGGKNMKAESRDSKTGNSAAENRDSKTGTSTNAETKTGGDRSQTTTGQAGASAKLTTEQRTKITSVIRSQRVEPVTNVNFNISVGTRVPREVHFHPLPAEVVTVYPEWRGYDFILVREQIVVIDPRTYEIVAVLDT, from the coding sequence ATGACTAATCGCTTGATGGTATCAGTTGCTGCAATCGCGCTCCTGGCGGGTGCGAGTTTTGCTCATGCGCAGGGCACCGGTGGTGCGGGCGGCGCGGGCGGCCAATCCGGCGGCGCGGCGGCGCAGAGCGGTGCGACCGGTGGTGCTGCCGGCGGCGCATCGAGCGGTGGCATGAACGCCCCCGGCGGCACGATGCATCGCGACAGCGCCTCGCCTTCAGCCGGCGGCCCCTCGGACATGCGCTCGAGCCAGTCTGAGCAGAAGTCCGGTGCGACGAAGGGTCAGCACGCCGAGGACAACATGAAGGGACCGGCCACCAAGGGTGCCAGCTCCGAGAGCGACACCAAGGGCGGCAAGAACATGAAGGCCGAGAGCCGCGACAGCAAAACTGGCAATAGCGCTGCGGAGAACCGCGACAGCAAGACCGGCACCAGCACCAACGCCGAAACCAAGACCGGCGGCGATCGCTCGCAGACCACCACCGGCCAGGCTGGCGCCAGCGCCAAGCTGACCACCGAGCAGCGCACGAAGATCACCAGCGTGATCCGCAGCCAGCGGGTCGAGCCGGTGACCAACGTCAACTTCAACATCTCGGTCGGCACCCGGGTGCCGCGCGAGGTCCACTTCCATCCGCTCCCGGCCGAGGTGGTGACGGTTTATCCGGAATGGCGCGGATATGACTTCATCCTGGTTCGTGAGCAGATCGTGGTGATCGACCCTCGGACCTACGAGATCGTCGCAGTTCTCGACACCTGA
- a CDS encoding type II 3-dehydroquinate dehydratase — translation MGMAEDANKTIYVLHGPSTDLSGTCEPQTSGLTTLADVERLCADTAARFGLTSQCRRSDHEEGLVQSIHEARARAVAGIVLNTGTYSRTSVALHDVLVRSNIPMVAVRIGNTCGRDSFRHHTFTAKAAFASISGFGVDGYRLAITGLAAKLGAKAAPQTDLSAQA, via the coding sequence ATGGGAATGGCCGAAGACGCAAACAAGACGATCTATGTGCTCCATGGACCCAGCACCGATCTATCGGGAACGTGCGAGCCGCAGACATCCGGCCTGACCACGCTGGCCGACGTCGAGCGTCTGTGTGCGGACACGGCGGCCCGTTTCGGGCTGACAAGCCAATGCCGGCGGTCGGACCACGAAGAAGGGTTGGTGCAGTCGATCCATGAGGCCCGCGCCCGAGCCGTGGCCGGCATCGTCCTGAATACCGGCACATACTCCCGTACCTCAGTCGCCCTGCACGATGTGCTGGTACGGAGCAACATCCCCATGGTCGCGGTGCGGATCGGCAACACTTGTGGCCGCGACAGCTTCCGGCACCACACTTTCACCGCCAAAGCCGCGTTTGCGTCAATTTCTGGCTTTGGGGTCGACGGCTACCGACTCGCCATCACCGGCCTTGCTGCAAAGCTTGGAGCGAAGGCCGCCCCACAGACCGACCTCTCGGCGCAAGCCTGA
- the accB gene encoding acetyl-CoA carboxylase biotin carboxyl carrier protein — MAPQPDDKTTAKSEDSQLIRELAALLDETSLTEIELERAGLRIRVARNVTIAAAVPSAVPMAASAVPLVAAATAAAAGADLSKHPGVVPSPMVGTAYWAPEPGAKPFVEVGSKVSVGQTLMIIEAMKTMNQIPSPRAGTVTQILVEDGQPVEFGEPLVIIE, encoded by the coding sequence ATGGCGCCTCAGCCCGACGACAAGACCACGGCCAAGTCTGAAGACAGCCAGCTCATTCGCGAGTTGGCCGCGCTGCTGGATGAAACCAGCCTGACCGAGATCGAGCTGGAGCGCGCCGGCCTGCGCATCCGCGTCGCCCGCAATGTCACGATTGCGGCCGCCGTGCCATCGGCCGTTCCGATGGCGGCTTCCGCGGTTCCCTTGGTCGCCGCCGCCACGGCGGCCGCTGCCGGCGCCGATCTGTCCAAGCATCCCGGCGTCGTGCCCTCGCCGATGGTCGGCACCGCCTATTGGGCGCCGGAGCCCGGCGCCAAGCCGTTCGTCGAAGTCGGCTCCAAGGTCTCGGTCGGCCAGACCCTGATGATCATCGAGGCGATGAAGACGATGAACCAGATTCCGTCGCCGCGCGCCGGCACGGTGACGCAGATCCTGGTCGAGGACGGCCAGCCGGTGGAATTCGGCGAGCCGCTCGTGATCATTGAATAA